In Gimesia benthica, a single window of DNA contains:
- a CDS encoding FHA domain-containing protein — MVLESSPQHSLEIVKGKTRFPVRPLQGDRLTIGAGTCCGLQLSGQSMPILHSVLQIAEGEFTIEALAPQPRLLLNGIPHQTSVLADGDVITIGPIEFVFRQGQHSQPAMSISRAGLSGSPAETSAPITPDKRDHSMTNETILKDLSASELVDLIEQDVQMIEQYESRREQGAAALLSQVHQLKDESEHDQLSVEEQSELMADLETMMEELTRFSAELQLRADQLTSRERQYEVAAASLLETQEKLASQLDTTLDHVGSLRDDRKEDGGSHRAIA; from the coding sequence GTGGTCTTAGAATCTTCCCCCCAGCATTCTCTGGAAATTGTCAAAGGGAAAACCCGGTTTCCCGTGCGACCTCTCCAGGGAGACCGTCTGACAATCGGCGCGGGCACCTGTTGCGGTCTGCAGCTTTCCGGTCAGTCGATGCCGATTCTGCATTCGGTACTCCAAATTGCAGAGGGCGAATTCACCATCGAGGCACTTGCTCCTCAACCCAGACTGTTACTCAACGGGATTCCGCATCAGACGTCAGTACTGGCTGACGGTGATGTGATCACCATCGGTCCCATTGAATTTGTGTTTCGACAGGGTCAGCATTCCCAGCCAGCCATGAGCATTTCCCGCGCAGGATTATCTGGCTCGCCTGCTGAGACGAGCGCTCCCATCACCCCAGATAAAAGAGATCACTCAATGACGAATGAAACAATTCTCAAGGACCTGTCCGCATCTGAACTGGTCGACCTGATCGAACAGGACGTACAGATGATCGAGCAGTATGAGTCCCGGAGAGAGCAGGGAGCCGCTGCCCTGCTGTCACAGGTACATCAACTGAAAGACGAATCGGAGCATGACCAGCTGTCTGTTGAGGAACAGTCGGAACTGATGGCTGACCTGGAAACGATGATGGAAGAGCTGACACGTTTCTCGGCAGAACTCCAGCTGCGTGCGGATCAACTGACCAGCCGCGAGCGTCAGTATGAAGTTGCTGCTGCTTCCCTGCTGGAAACACAGGAGAAGCTGGCATCTCAGTTGGATACAACCCTGGATCACGTCGGTTCGCTCCGGGATGATCGGAAAGAAGATGGCGGTTCCCACCGGGCCATCGCTTAA
- a CDS encoding serine acetyltransferase, translating into MATDFRQKERLPELTDRIVETYHEIGTIHHLGHCPLPSQDAVIEAAQELKDVIFPGYSRRQNLHMSNVTYHVGNIIDSLHDILTVQIGRALRHQHVQQHGADCEKLQQIDFEAEGQKRTIQFLETIPEIRRALATDVQAALDGDPAATCFDEIIFCYPGLEAITVYRLAHQLYRLNVPIIPRMLSEWAHSQTGIDIHPGATIGHSFFIDHGTGVVIGETCEIAEHVKVYQGVTLGALSFPKDSEGRIIREQKRHPTIERGVVIYANATILGGDTVIGHDSVIGASVSLMKSVLPNTIVTIEKPSLRFREAS; encoded by the coding sequence ATGGCTACGGATTTTCGGCAAAAAGAACGGCTCCCTGAACTGACTGACCGAATCGTGGAAACCTACCACGAGATTGGCACCATTCATCATCTGGGGCATTGTCCGCTTCCCAGCCAGGACGCCGTGATTGAAGCCGCCCAGGAACTGAAAGACGTCATCTTTCCCGGATACAGTCGTCGTCAGAACCTGCACATGAGCAACGTGACATACCATGTGGGGAACATTATTGACTCCCTGCACGATATTCTCACCGTACAAATCGGCCGCGCCCTGCGGCACCAGCATGTCCAGCAACACGGAGCCGACTGCGAGAAACTGCAGCAGATTGACTTCGAAGCAGAAGGGCAGAAGAGAACGATTCAGTTTCTGGAAACCATTCCGGAAATCCGCCGCGCCCTGGCGACCGACGTCCAGGCGGCTCTCGACGGAGACCCCGCAGCGACCTGCTTCGATGAAATCATCTTCTGCTACCCCGGACTGGAAGCTATCACCGTTTACCGGCTCGCCCATCAGTTATACCGACTCAATGTACCCATCATTCCGCGTATGCTCTCGGAATGGGCTCACTCGCAGACCGGGATCGATATTCACCCGGGTGCCACCATCGGCCACTCGTTCTTTATCGACCACGGTACCGGTGTCGTAATTGGAGAGACCTGTGAAATCGCCGAACATGTGAAGGTCTACCAGGGGGTCACGCTCGGGGCACTCAGCTTCCCCAAAGACTCCGAAGGCCGCATCATTCGCGAACAGAAGCGTCACCCCACCATCGAGCGGGGCGTTGTGATATACGCGAACGCCACCATCCTGGGAGGCGATACTGTGATCGGCCACGACTCCGTGATTGGCGCCAGTGTCTCGCTGATGAAGAGCGTGCTGCCCAATACGATCGTCACCATCGAAAAGCCGTCACTGCGGTTCCGCGAAGCTTCCTGA
- a CDS encoding HD-GYP domain-containing protein, whose product MNHSTRSLRWLTPTIRRERNEWEAFCARVNDAEPLSRNAAVLSSLQDQFRELDQQNRELKIPALQQELKQLQARVNVILQRCRLYLDATAVRTLSASQLPHLTRILDFVQTELVYLRQQLLLSQTTVHYLKQLVLAAEDIWTQSYCNPNYLLNLIRKIKHDDAHLDDPGQLLFLSLRDMEAVAREQIAHPDILIYLRGLEVARCSYYVSRQIPAWRDSCDLLMMAGMLHDLGWLMLNPQLAKKADGQENQRNDERGEHPILGAALLGGLRGFPGDSYLSEVVAQHHERLDGTGYPRRLHTYHLGEHSRRMGVICRYLELKNDRRELTADGIRTCDGEELAFGAALQLYRETLQGEWDAKVSEQLFLALDKQLPEELHEADRHNDPFSLKRFQSYRPDAAHTELASPHFSLDPESRLKDSVTDHQTEI is encoded by the coding sequence GTGAACCATTCCACCAGATCTCTTCGCTGGCTCACGCCGACCATCCGTCGGGAACGGAATGAGTGGGAGGCGTTTTGTGCCCGCGTGAATGATGCAGAACCGCTGTCGCGGAATGCGGCGGTCCTGTCTTCTCTGCAGGATCAGTTTCGCGAACTGGATCAACAGAACCGGGAACTGAAAATCCCCGCACTGCAGCAGGAACTGAAACAACTGCAGGCGCGGGTGAATGTAATTCTGCAGCGGTGCAGACTTTATCTGGATGCGACCGCGGTTCGGACACTCTCTGCATCACAGCTCCCGCACCTCACACGGATTCTGGACTTCGTTCAGACCGAGCTGGTCTATTTGCGACAACAGCTGTTACTTTCACAGACGACAGTCCATTATCTCAAACAGCTGGTACTGGCGGCCGAAGATATCTGGACGCAGTCCTACTGTAACCCGAACTACCTGTTGAATCTGATTCGGAAGATTAAACACGACGATGCGCACCTGGATGATCCGGGGCAGTTGCTGTTTCTGTCACTGCGGGATATGGAAGCGGTGGCCCGCGAGCAGATTGCCCATCCGGATATTCTGATCTATCTGCGTGGGCTGGAAGTCGCGCGGTGCAGTTATTATGTGAGCCGCCAGATTCCGGCGTGGCGCGACAGCTGCGATCTGTTAATGATGGCCGGTATGCTACATGACCTGGGTTGGCTGATGCTGAATCCCCAGCTGGCGAAGAAAGCAGACGGCCAGGAGAATCAGAGAAATGATGAACGGGGCGAGCATCCGATTCTGGGAGCTGCACTGTTGGGGGGGCTGCGGGGCTTTCCGGGAGACTCGTACCTGTCTGAGGTCGTGGCTCAGCATCACGAACGACTGGACGGGACCGGCTATCCACGTCGGCTGCATACATATCACCTGGGCGAACATTCGCGGCGGATGGGAGTGATCTGCCGCTACCTTGAACTGAAAAACGATCGTCGGGAACTGACGGCCGACGGCATCCGTACCTGCGATGGGGAAGAGCTGGCCTTCGGTGCGGCTCTGCAACTGTATCGCGAAACCCTGCAAGGGGAATGGGATGCGAAGGTCTCGGAGCAACTGTTCCTGGCGCTGGATAAGCAGCTGCCTGAGGAACTGCACGAGGCAGATCGACACAACGATCCCTTTTCACTGAAACGTTTTCAAAGTTATCGACCCGATGCGGCGCATACCGAACTGGCGTCACCCCATTTTTCGCTGGATCCGGAATCCCGGTTAAAAGATTCTGTTACTGATCACCAGACTGAGATATGA
- a CDS encoding CPBP family intramembrane glutamic endopeptidase, whose amino-acid sequence MTRKKNAPAETMTLESDSYWFEARQPLVCLVFLTPLLLIYELGVLSMGGSQPELIRNGADYWMRSWLSQLGLTQTFLLPCLIVGTLLVWHLCCKHPWKVSAETLVGMFAESLLFAFCLIVLGQVQDLVFQQLPSPVMMFIKQESASRVVSFVGAGVYEEVMFRLLLLPICYLLFRGMMLQARWSAVLAIISTSLIFSLAHYIGATGDQFSVFSFTFRTLAGLFFAGLFFLRGFGITVGAHATYDIIVGVMMLEITVE is encoded by the coding sequence ATGACACGTAAAAAGAACGCACCTGCAGAGACCATGACTCTGGAAAGTGACAGCTACTGGTTCGAAGCCCGGCAGCCCCTGGTCTGCCTGGTATTTCTGACGCCGTTGCTGCTGATCTATGAACTGGGTGTCCTCTCGATGGGAGGCAGTCAGCCGGAACTGATCCGCAATGGCGCGGATTACTGGATGCGGAGCTGGCTTTCACAACTGGGACTGACACAGACCTTTCTGCTGCCCTGCCTGATTGTGGGAACGCTGCTGGTCTGGCATTTGTGCTGCAAACATCCGTGGAAAGTTTCAGCGGAGACGCTGGTGGGGATGTTCGCGGAGAGTCTGTTGTTTGCCTTCTGTCTGATCGTGCTGGGTCAGGTGCAGGATCTGGTCTTTCAGCAGTTACCCTCGCCGGTCATGATGTTTATCAAACAGGAATCAGCTTCGCGCGTGGTCAGTTTTGTGGGAGCGGGCGTTTATGAAGAGGTGATGTTCCGGCTGTTGCTGCTGCCGATCTGTTATCTGCTGTTCCGGGGGATGATGCTGCAGGCGCGCTGGTCGGCGGTGCTGGCGATTATTTCCACGAGCCTGATCTTCTCACTGGCGCATTACATTGGTGCCACCGGGGATCAGTTTTCGGTATTCAGCTTCACTTTTCGCACGCTGGCGGGGTTGTTCTTCGCCGGCCTGTTTTTCCTGCGGGGGTTTGGCATCACCGTGGGTGCGCACGCGACCTACGATATTATCGTCGGGGTCATGATGCTGGAGATTACAGTCGAGTAA
- a CDS encoding DUF2617 family protein, producing the protein MSVRSARPKVNDLIFRLIGRSIHPELYTTCASVDILQKDYAATLRVCETGHIASIQHKGHAVCEILTSFQNPLPSQKRLLEKPVRGCRSESVRLESGLYYQVSYQLEELDYVIFKNVHEEYLMDAQGADLAYHFISESRLTPGALSIIDYEANQNSLLIHAFHTFPDELAVVKTQSLFEF; encoded by the coding sequence ATGAGTGTCCGTTCCGCCAGACCGAAAGTAAACGACCTGATCTTTCGCTTAATTGGGCGCTCGATTCACCCGGAGCTCTACACCACCTGCGCCTCGGTTGACATTCTGCAGAAAGACTATGCGGCCACGTTGCGCGTCTGCGAAACCGGCCACATTGCCAGCATTCAGCACAAGGGCCACGCGGTCTGTGAGATTCTGACTTCATTTCAGAATCCGCTGCCCAGCCAGAAACGACTGCTGGAAAAACCGGTGCGGGGCTGCCGTTCTGAATCCGTACGGCTGGAGTCCGGCCTGTATTACCAGGTGAGCTATCAGCTTGAGGAACTGGATTACGTCATTTTTAAAAACGTACACGAAGAATATCTGATGGATGCCCAAGGGGCCGACCTGGCGTATCATTTCATCTCCGAAAGCCGCCTGACCCCCGGTGCGTTAAGCATCATCGATTACGAAGCCAATCAGAACAGCCTGTTGATTCACGCCTTTCATACTTTCCCCGATGAACTGGCCGTGGTGAAGACGCAGTCGCTGTTCGAGTTCTGA
- a CDS encoding BlaI/MecI/CopY family transcriptional regulator, which translates to MTERPALSKGEMEVARALWDLKQATVREVFETFPESRGIDFTTVQTYLRRLEQKGYIKARLEGRTRVYSPRIKPRTVIRETVDDLVDRLFAGEAFPLMQHLIEDRHVSRKDLDALKSLLDELTEERDGGNQS; encoded by the coding sequence ATGACGGAACGGCCCGCCTTATCGAAAGGCGAAATGGAAGTGGCCCGCGCCTTGTGGGATCTGAAACAGGCGACGGTCCGCGAAGTGTTTGAAACATTTCCCGAGTCGCGGGGCATCGATTTCACCACGGTGCAGACCTATCTGCGCAGACTGGAACAGAAGGGCTACATCAAGGCCCGGCTGGAGGGGCGAACCCGCGTCTATTCGCCGCGAATCAAACCCCGTACCGTAATTCGCGAAACAGTTGACGACCTGGTCGATCGTCTGTTTGCCGGCGAGGCGTTCCCGCTGATGCAGCATCTGATCGAAGATCGCCACGTCAGCCGTAAAGATCTGGACGCGTTAAAATCATTGCTGGATGAGTTAACGGAGGAGCGGGATGGCGGCAATCAGTCCTGA
- a CDS encoding TolB family protein has product MHSFPKLLTLICTIGLICQAGHSSYADEKTNVKRVRFYQVSPEGGAAKLFLVPGEYHTAGSPVFSPDGTKFAFDGRKSQQGESFSDGKVMICNADGSQLNVIGSGVMPSWSPAGNRIACSSISPRGAALMHADGTSRELIVPDSWGAQWSPDGRKIAYTFYGPGGVTIQVYDLIEGTKISLFSLGDAPYNSIYWNMAWSPDSNWLCFKGRRSDNGTYDIATINAAGKDAGYKVHFNSDKAPYADMAWDPQGDRIVFGSGTRPGKLMQFNPAEDKAPTPIDIQVKGDIIGDVCFSPDGQSLVFNVSGTEE; this is encoded by the coding sequence ATGCACTCCTTTCCCAAACTGCTGACACTCATCTGTACGATCGGCCTCATCTGCCAGGCTGGTCACTCCAGTTACGCGGACGAAAAAACGAACGTCAAACGCGTGCGCTTTTATCAGGTCTCACCAGAGGGAGGCGCAGCGAAACTGTTCCTTGTGCCCGGTGAATACCATACCGCCGGCTCTCCGGTCTTCTCGCCCGATGGAACGAAGTTCGCCTTTGACGGTCGCAAATCACAGCAGGGAGAGTCGTTCTCGGACGGAAAGGTAATGATCTGTAACGCGGATGGCAGCCAGTTGAACGTAATCGGCTCAGGTGTCATGCCCAGTTGGTCACCCGCCGGAAACCGCATAGCCTGCTCCAGCATTTCACCACGAGGCGCCGCCCTGATGCACGCAGACGGCACCAGTCGGGAACTGATCGTCCCGGATAGCTGGGGCGCACAGTGGTCCCCGGATGGCAGAAAAATCGCCTACACTTTTTATGGCCCCGGGGGCGTCACCATCCAGGTCTATGATCTGATCGAAGGCACAAAAATCAGCCTCTTCTCCCTGGGCGATGCGCCCTACAACAGCATCTACTGGAACATGGCCTGGTCGCCTGACAGCAACTGGCTCTGCTTCAAAGGTCGCAGGTCAGACAACGGCACCTACGACATCGCCACGATCAACGCTGCCGGCAAAGACGCCGGTTATAAGGTGCACTTCAACAGTGACAAAGCCCCCTATGCCGACATGGCCTGGGATCCGCAGGGAGACCGCATCGTCTTCGGATCGGGAACCCGGCCGGGAAAACTCATGCAGTTCAATCCCGCGGAAGATAAAGCCCCCACCCCCATCGACATCCAGGTCAAAGGCGACATCATCGGCGACGTCTGCTTCAGCCCCGACGGACAGAGCCTCGTCTTCAACGTCAGCGGGACGGAGGAGTAA
- a CDS encoding TolB family protein, whose product MKSILPVLTGCLICLTLVLTPDSESRADEKKQTNRTRFYIASPEGKDPQVFFVAKDYYNTGSPVFSPDGQKLAFDGWKSQEGESFSNVHIMVVNADGSDFKVLGPGAMPSWSPGGNRIAFSKPPYSVAVMNADGTNEKIIAERGWGGQWSPDGTRIAYYYGNNIRIYNLIEDTTTELFPQDDNPYASFTWNMTWSPDSNWICILGRRAEDRSYDVLTVNTAGSKAGYKVHFNSKRSPYQDMAWSPRGDQIVFGSPTSPRQLLQFNPAEDKPPTPLDITVDGNINGDVTFSPDGQRLLFNARDK is encoded by the coding sequence ATGAAATCTATACTGCCCGTGCTCACCGGCTGCCTGATCTGTCTCACTCTCGTTCTCACTCCCGATTCTGAGTCCCGCGCGGATGAGAAAAAGCAGACCAACCGCACCCGCTTCTATATCGCCTCCCCCGAGGGCAAAGATCCCCAGGTGTTTTTCGTCGCAAAGGATTATTACAACACCGGCTCACCCGTATTTTCTCCCGATGGTCAAAAGCTCGCCTTCGATGGCTGGAAATCGCAGGAGGGGGAAAGTTTCTCGAATGTCCACATCATGGTCGTCAACGCAGACGGCTCTGACTTTAAGGTCCTCGGTCCCGGCGCAATGCCCAGCTGGTCACCCGGCGGGAACCGCATTGCTTTCTCCAAACCCCCTTATAGTGTCGCGGTGATGAACGCGGATGGCACTAATGAGAAAATCATCGCTGAGCGAGGCTGGGGCGGACAGTGGTCACCCGATGGAACACGCATCGCCTACTACTACGGCAACAACATCCGCATTTATAACCTGATTGAAGACACGACGACCGAACTCTTTCCCCAAGACGACAATCCTTACGCCAGTTTCACCTGGAACATGACCTGGTCACCCGACAGCAACTGGATCTGCATATTGGGCCGACGGGCTGAGGACCGGAGTTACGATGTCCTCACCGTCAACACCGCCGGCAGTAAGGCAGGCTATAAAGTTCATTTCAACAGTAAACGCTCTCCTTACCAGGACATGGCCTGGTCGCCGCGGGGAGACCAGATCGTCTTTGGCTCCCCGACCTCACCCCGACAACTGCTGCAATTCAATCCCGCGGAGGACAAACCACCCACGCCGCTGGACATCACCGTGGACGGAAACATCAACGGCGACGTCACCTTTTCGCCCGACGGTCAGCGGCTGCTGTTCAACGCCCGCGATAAATAG
- a CDS encoding VOC family protein, translating to MKNSSFVNRELICTTLIVFIVSGIAAWAASSKTVPDVEYAKSTVDFGIVVSDLEKSLEFYKNALGMQEREMFAVTPEMGGDSGLSDYQAFKVYPLVLANDKTATNVKLMQFKEAPGKKVDNSFIHSSLGVSYLTLYVKDMNAALARAKAYGVKPIAKGPISLPEGFPKGVYLALVRDPDGNLVELVGPKK from the coding sequence ATGAAGAATTCCAGTTTTGTGAATCGCGAGCTGATCTGTACGACGTTGATCGTGTTCATCGTCAGTGGGATCGCCGCGTGGGCCGCCAGTAGCAAGACTGTGCCGGATGTCGAATATGCTAAATCCACCGTCGACTTTGGGATTGTGGTCAGCGACCTGGAGAAATCTCTCGAGTTCTATAAAAATGCCCTGGGCATGCAGGAACGCGAGATGTTCGCAGTGACTCCCGAAATGGGAGGCGACTCGGGTCTGTCTGATTACCAGGCGTTCAAAGTGTATCCCCTAGTACTGGCGAATGACAAAACGGCAACCAACGTCAAACTGATGCAGTTCAAAGAGGCACCGGGTAAGAAGGTCGACAACTCCTTCATCCACTCATCACTGGGGGTGAGCTACCTGACGCTCTACGTCAAAGACATGAATGCCGCTCTCGCACGGGCGAAAGCTTATGGCGTCAAGCCGATTGCCAAAGGACCGATCTCACTGCCGGAAGGTTTCCCTAAAGGGGTTTACCTGGCACTGGTTCGCGATCCCGATGGCAACCTGGTCGAACTGGTCGGTCCGAAGAAATAA
- a CDS encoding sigma-54 interaction domain-containing protein, translating to MELPTLILVTRDTVLQQQILAHFKKTFHLIICSTLEDCLANCREQEIDSILVDLRFLISGGHQEDHLLEQIERHAPETELIMLTEEECPEILERRVACGTLKHIRGFASEAELLLDIDSLLNPEEKVLVSETMSMNAGGNPVASTGGGAGRGSSSGSRRNSQQEEIPLESDTSILHGITRRFETSSHEMKIMLNELEIAAQHDVTVLLIGETGAGKTYLSRLIHEVSPRRDEPFLNVACGALPNDLIESELFGHTRGSFTSAHADKEGKFLAAGRGTILLDEIDVLGPEQQVKLLRVIETGEFEPIGSNKTHVNQARLVVASNMDLQPLVEQGKFRPDLYYRLNMLKFDVLPLRRRKSDIIMLATGFVKQMATKHNIVIDGIDDEFLDALHAYPWPGNVRELENVIRRAVIYCRDGILRRENLPTHILMGQAGPTNDPSVILGHQRQSDSERLGDQVAVTEKELIEQALFKNNYSRTNTAKTLGISRVTLYNKMKKYGMSTKK from the coding sequence ATGGAACTGCCTACACTGATTCTCGTCACACGCGATACTGTCCTTCAGCAACAGATCCTGGCACATTTCAAGAAAACATTTCATTTGATCATCTGCAGTACTCTGGAAGACTGCCTGGCCAACTGCCGGGAACAGGAGATCGACTCCATTCTCGTCGATCTGCGGTTCCTGATTTCAGGTGGACACCAGGAAGATCATCTGCTCGAGCAGATTGAACGCCACGCTCCCGAAACCGAGCTGATCATGCTGACCGAGGAGGAATGTCCGGAAATCCTCGAACGTCGAGTCGCCTGCGGCACCCTGAAACACATCAGAGGCTTTGCCAGCGAAGCGGAACTGCTGCTCGACATCGACTCACTGTTGAACCCGGAAGAAAAAGTACTGGTCAGCGAAACCATGTCCATGAACGCGGGCGGGAACCCCGTCGCATCAACCGGCGGTGGTGCTGGTCGAGGCAGTTCCTCTGGTTCCCGACGCAACAGTCAACAGGAGGAGATCCCACTGGAATCGGACACATCCATTCTGCACGGGATTACCCGTCGCTTTGAAACCAGTTCGCATGAGATGAAGATCATGCTCAACGAACTGGAAATCGCCGCTCAGCACGATGTCACCGTACTGCTCATCGGGGAAACCGGAGCCGGCAAAACTTACCTCTCGCGGCTGATTCACGAAGTCTCTCCCCGCCGGGATGAGCCATTCCTGAACGTCGCCTGTGGTGCTCTGCCCAACGACCTGATTGAAAGTGAACTCTTCGGTCACACCCGAGGTTCGTTTACCAGTGCTCACGCCGATAAGGAAGGGAAGTTTCTCGCTGCCGGCCGGGGTACAATTCTGCTGGACGAAATCGATGTGCTCGGTCCCGAACAGCAGGTCAAACTGTTACGGGTCATCGAAACCGGCGAGTTCGAACCGATCGGTTCCAATAAGACACACGTCAACCAGGCACGACTCGTCGTGGCCAGCAACATGGACCTGCAACCGCTGGTTGAACAGGGCAAATTCCGACCGGACCTTTACTATCGTCTTAACATGCTGAAGTTTGACGTCCTTCCGCTGCGTCGTCGCAAGTCAGACATTATTATGCTGGCAACAGGCTTCGTCAAACAGATGGCGACGAAACACAATATTGTGATCGACGGCATCGACGATGAATTCCTCGACGCACTCCACGCCTACCCCTGGCCCGGCAACGTGCGTGAACTGGAAAACGTGATTCGCCGTGCCGTGATTTACTGTCGCGACGGTATCTTACGTAGAGAAAATCTGCCGACACACATTCTCATGGGACAGGCCGGACCAACCAACGATCCGTCGGTCATCCTGGGTCACCAGAGACAGAGCGACTCCGAACGACTGGGCGATCAGGTCGCGGTTACCGAGAAAGAACTGATCGAGCAGGCTCTGTTCAAGAACAACTACAGCCGCACCAACACGGCCAAAACGCTGGGCATCAGCCGCGTCACGCTGTACAACAAAATGAAGAAGTACGGCATGAGCACAAAAAAATGA
- the ispD gene encoding 2-C-methyl-D-erythritol 4-phosphate cytidylyltransferase, with translation MATFAVILAAAGKSSRFQSKGAEILGSGPQKKPFMDLKGRAVWVRSAEIFSNREDVKQLIISVSPDDIEWFKQKFRPNLAFMDIEIVPGGEERADSVQNALARVKADIDYVAIHDAARPLITDKWVGELFAAAEKHHAVIPAVRVSSTLKRVGKDRQIQETVDRTDLWAAQTPQVFQRQILLDAYAKRGDFQPTDEAQLVEHIGQAVTIVEGSPLNQKITTAADFKMAEALVNALPKPKGIQALHPFADEEPRGIL, from the coding sequence GTGGCAACGTTTGCAGTCATCCTGGCAGCAGCAGGAAAGAGCAGCCGGTTTCAGTCGAAGGGGGCGGAGATCCTGGGATCGGGTCCGCAGAAGAAACCCTTTATGGATCTGAAAGGCCGCGCCGTCTGGGTGCGTTCGGCGGAGATCTTTTCCAATCGCGAAGATGTGAAGCAGCTGATTATCTCGGTCTCCCCGGATGATATTGAATGGTTCAAGCAGAAGTTCCGTCCGAACCTGGCGTTCATGGATATTGAAATCGTTCCCGGAGGAGAGGAGCGGGCGGACTCAGTACAGAACGCACTGGCTCGTGTGAAAGCCGACATCGATTACGTGGCCATCCACGATGCCGCCCGACCACTGATTACCGATAAGTGGGTGGGAGAACTCTTTGCGGCGGCAGAGAAGCACCACGCTGTCATTCCCGCTGTGCGGGTTTCGAGCACACTCAAGCGGGTAGGCAAGGATCGGCAGATTCAGGAAACGGTCGACCGCACCGATCTCTGGGCAGCGCAGACGCCGCAGGTATTTCAACGGCAGATCCTGCTCGACGCCTATGCGAAGCGGGGTGATTTCCAGCCTACCGATGAAGCACAACTGGTAGAACATATCGGGCAGGCGGTGACGATTGTGGAAGGTTCTCCCCTGAACCAGAAGATCACGACGGCCGCCGACTTCAAAATGGCTGAAGCTCTGGTGAATGCCCTGCCCAAACCCAAGGGAATTCAGGCCCTGCATCCCTTCGCGGATGAGGAGCCGCGGGGGATCCTGTAA
- the rpsU gene encoding 30S ribosomal protein S21 — protein MVKLRLRENESIQEAVKRFRKIVEHAGIKKEMRRREYYEKPSDENRRNRRRAERRARLSRLQNNQ, from the coding sequence GTGGTTAAGCTTCGGTTACGAGAAAACGAATCTATTCAGGAGGCAGTCAAACGGTTCCGCAAGATTGTTGAACACGCTGGTATCAAAAAAGAAATGCGTCGCCGCGAATACTACGAAAAGCCCAGCGATGAAAACCGAAGAAACAGACGACGTGCAGAACGGCGTGCCCGTCTCTCCCGTCTGCAGAACAATCAGTAA